ACGGTGAGCTCGGGGACTCGGGCTCGGGGCTAGCAAGGGGAGCTACAGTGGACGGTGGCGGCTTATGGATCCTCGGGCAAGACCAAGACGCATATGGGGGAGGATTCGACGCTAATCAAGCCTTCGCTGGAGAACTGTCTCGGGTGAACCTCTGGGACCGCGTACTGACTCCAGAAGAAATAGGAACGGACTGGTCAGTGTCCtgtcatcaccatggcaacgtaATTGACTGGACATCCACGAACGTAGAAGTTTTCGGACTGGTCAGTAAAGATCGGTATCTGCACTGTGGTAAGTAGTCGAGCTCAAATTGTATGTTATTTGTAGATTGCTGCTTTTGCAATACCATTCACCAAAAACATACACTGTTAACGTTGACCACATTTGGCTAGGCTAAAATGCATATTTGTCTGTGTTACATGATTTGAAGTGATACATTTGCATTTTCTCATTCTTCTCTAAGATATTGATGCACAAAACAGTAACCAAATGATAAACGACATTAATAAGTCAACATTACACAGTTTATATCtaaatatatactgtataagCTTTAAACAATGCTTACAGTTAGTGTCTGACAGGTCATTAAGTGGAATATAACTAGCTGTTGCTGCGTAGAGTGcatgcgaagctggtgtgttacgccaaagggcggttcaAGTATACAGGCTATACAAATTCAGAAGCTCATGCGTTATACGGCTGTTATGCGGGCTATATACGGATAaagaacctggtgtgttacgcctaatGACCGTTATAccggatatacagatacagaacctgGTGTGCTACACGAATACTGCAGATATGTACAGGCACTAAATTTTACTGTAGATATAAGACAATTTCTGTAGTCGACATTAACTCTGCATCAGCACAGATATTTTCAACCGCTCATGATTTTCTGCCCGTAGGTCTTCCTGACTCGTCAACCAACGTCGCACTAGGAAGGGCGGCAACACAGTCAAGTTCTGAACTCGAAGGACCGGCCAGCCAAGCAACTGATGGGAACACTGCCCGGGATggcacctgtacacacacatcAACCAATGATGTAGACCCATGGTGGCAGGTCGACCTAGAAGCACAGATCCCCATCAAGAAGGTTGTAATTTTCAACCGAGTATTCGAACCAGAAAGAATCAACCCATTCTACCTTCACGTCGGGGACTCGACCGTTGTGACAGCGAACCCAAAATGCGGTGGAGAACATCGGTTTCCTGAAAGCTGGCCCCGGAGTTTAGAAATATGGTGCGGTGGCATGAGAGGACGATACGTAGGCATCCAGCTATTTGGCACTGAGAGACGACTTGGACTTTGTGAAGTACAGGTCTTTAGTGGTGAGCTTGGTTTTCTTACTTCCTTCgccaagaatatggtgtttgtgtgtgtatttatgtgtgtttgtgaacagcaatGCTTGATTTTCCATAGATCGCATTCGTAGCAACCGTAGTGCATTATAGTtcgtatgtttgtatgtttgattgattgatgatcagttgactgattgattgattgatcggaTTGTCGGCGGCACAAGCTTTCCAGAGACCGCACACATCCCGAGCATATGTCATGTCTATGTAATTGGTCCAGAGTAACCAACCACATAATACGTCTTTCTCACGCGATGGCCAAgatagatcgaaaacgaggccaatgaggcaaacaaaagactgtccatcatagtTAACAGTTCAAACTATGATAACCTGGCAATTAGGATGACAACTGATAAGAGAATggttgtcaaatatttgcattattatgtgaGGGAACAGTCtatgctactctaaattgctactaGACATATTTTGGTGTATAACACCagttgtaatatttattatttgatcttacattgtgaaaatttgtgtggttttggaGAAAAATTAAATGGCAGCTGATTTAGAAATAAGGTTTGTCTGTGTGCCTCACTGacctcgttttagatctatcatggccgccgcgtgacgAAGGTGTATTCTCCTCAATACGAAATTCTATATCTAATCATCTGTGTTCCATTCTGTATACTTTAGACATCACAATAGGAGGTGGATGGATCCCTCCTACTTCGAGTATTCCATTCGACTACGACAACGGTAACTTCTGGATTGGAGTAAGGCTCTCTTCTGAGAAACTCATCGTTGGTATCTTGACGCAGGGTGCCGACGACCACCACTACGTAACGTCTTACAAGATGTCTTACAGCGAGGATGGGGATGTCTTCAAGTTTTACGAGCAAGATTGTGAAGAGAAGGTACTGTAGTTTTAGTCGTCGTTTAAGTATATGCAATACACTTTAACGCTACTTTTTCTTCTGGTCTTAAACATTATGTGGAATTTTTATTTAAACATAGTTAAGAATATTTTAAGAATAAGAATTTTAAACATTAAGAACAGTGGTATAACAATTACATCGGATGCACGGTGAGCGTCAATGCATATAATTTCCTAGATGCCAGTGTACCTTTCTAAGGATgttcctgtagctcaactggtagcagccttgCTGTTGAGTTCCCAGCCTGGTTCCATTTAGTTGGCAAATTTGAGACCTCAAATCTAGGGAAGGGCATCTCGGCTAGGGCTATACTAAtatttcggaagggacgtaaaatcaGGGTCTAGTGTTTGAGGATGTCTAGAGCACGTGAAAGGGGGAAAGAATGGCAACTCGTAAAAACATACCCTTCTACTTAGACAGCAGCAAGGAACCTTACTGATCTATGTGCCACTAGAAGGTGAACTAGTACAACAAATTTATCGAGATTGCTCTGTAGACCTAGTACTAGCAGCAAAATCTACCTTGTAGTGTCACTAGgtactacaaggtgaacaacaacaatctaGATTGCTTAGGTAGAAATAGTACTGGCAACAGCGTTATGGTATTCGTTCTAGATCATCTGATATTACCGCCGTGTTCCTTTTACTTCAGATCTTCTACGGAAACATTGACGGACACACCATGGTAAAGAACATATTAGAGCAGCCGGTTACAGCATTAGCTGTTCGCCTCCATCCCCTCACGTGGTACAGAAGCAATGATCCCGGACTGCGATTCGACTTCTTGACTTGTGAAGGGCGAGGTAACACACTTTTTATTACCATTAGGGATTGTTGTCATGATTGCTGTTATGCCATTGTCTATATTGCTAGCTGTCCAACAGAACGGTCATCACTACAGGAATAAGTCTTTCTCCAACATTTGTTTTGGAAATGCGCTTAAATCGCGTTCTAGATAATCTTTGTACCACTAATCACTATATTCTATTTCATATTGCCACTGTTATTACAGTATACAGGCTGCATCATTTATTGAAATTTTACATTGTCATGTAatatgtatcattgttatgtcaTTAATTCTCAATAAATAACGTTGTTGTTTAGTGATTCTcgaacctgatgaaattattcatttGTATGGTAACTTATAGCAACAAATTTCAATATCCATTTTGTATAGCTCTTTCAACACTGGAAGTTTTCATCGATGAAGTCACTGCCGACAGTATTGCACTACATCTGCTCGATGTCGTTGACAATTCCAACCTAACATTTCATGTTAACTACACCGACGTGGTTTCGGGGAAAACGTCATCGGTAACATTCGAGGGGAGTCAGGGTGTGATCACCAACCTATTCCCTGGAGTGGGGTACCAGCTAGAGTTGGCTGCAACGTTCAGTTCGCACAAACAATATGGAGTTGCAAGAGCTACCACAGGTACGAATGAAACTCATAAAAACACCTGTTATATTTATATACTAGACCCTTTAACACTATAAAACATTCAAACGTAATTGTATCTATTTCTtctgttgcaattagccctcgatATGAGTTCACAAAGACTCAAGATTTAGAAAATTAGTGAAGTTGACATGTTATATATGCTTATAGTATTCCAGAAATGCTGTCATATGAGACACTTTTTCGTAAACAGTATCAAAGTCAACATGGTATGAAGCTTGAAAAATAAAACGTGTCTTTGATGCCAAAAGTTGTAAttataaatgataataaaaaatgataatagGTCTGTTGCAATTTCATTCCCGAAGGTGAATGGGTATGAatagaagaaaaatgaaatacCCAAAGAAGTAAAATGGGAAATAACactatacttagtctagtaattCTAAATCGATGTCTAATTAAGGTATTTGAAGGGACTGGCTGCTTTACTGTACTATGCAGTACAAATTAATTGTTTACTGCATTGTAGATGTTCTCATAAAATTGTGTTCATTTTTGTCCATAGAATTGCCTCTACCAGGCGATTTTTCCGTTTCTGTTGGAGAAACGTATGTGCAGCTGACCTGGACACCGATTCTTACTCTACTGAATCTGCCAGCCGATACCAACCTTCCTATCTGGTAAGATAGAATTGACGCTGTCGCATTGGgtctttgtttatctatttacaaACAAGAAATGATATGTTGGGAAAGtatactgtaattttcaacacgaAAATATTGGACTTACTCAAAGTTTCGACTGAATGTCTTTGTCAGAGAAATtgcatgatatgatatttttgttAAGCCATGCATCTTGACACAACTAAGTAatcgtgggaccgcgtagcgcagtgggactGTGTTCGGACCGTGATCAagaggttgtgggttcgaatccggctgccgtgttaccgatcttgtgccctttaaggcactttacacgactttcctcactttactcaggtgtaaatgagtacctagctttggctagggccgtccctcgataggacgttaaatggaggtcccgtgtctggggagagccataccccaggcacgttaaagaacccgccacacgtgcgatggtgcggtgtgagtggttgaaaacctacagtaccttgtccgcacctggggcaattactgtcatattgagaTCACCTGATTGGCGCCGAaaggcagctcgctccagacacttgcgacagtcgtattgaggttacctgagacccttgcgatttagctcCGCCTGTTGTACgttcctcgcaattcagcccctagctgcaaagagtgagtagtcggcccacccaataacaagcAAAGTGACACCCCAATTTTGCTCCTATGTTTCCTTCAGGTATAACATCAGGTGCGAATCCTCTGATAGCACAAAATGCCAAGTTGATTCGCCTCAAACACTACACTCGAGTGGGACTACTATCACAGCTCTCTATCCTGGGAAAACATACAACATCACTGTCAACATGTTCAGTCCGTACATAAAAGGAGAGATAACAACACTGACACTCACAACAGGTAGTTTCCTCCCTGTACGGAGGTCTTGTTTTCACCATGCCTGAATGTCTCTAATCTTATGTGTTCTAGATGTTTATCTTCTTATGTGCTAAATGTcagtttgtgttcttgtgtgttcgTCTGGATGTCTGTGTTCTTTTGTGCTCCTCTGGTGATATGCGTAAGAGTAAACAACGCAATATGCAACAAAACgttcatttttcctttgaaaagTCATTCTTCAATACGTGACTCATTCTAAATACGTAAACACATGTCGCTAGTCTATACTCGGACCTAGTCTCGTGATCTCGCAAGACTAGGTTATCCCGTGATCAAGATGCACCAAGCAGACTTCGAAAAAGTTGGAGATACATGTTTTACGTGTTTTCAAAGTCACTGATTGAAGGATATTTTAGTGACTAactcatacgtgactgatgaacctcttcaacgatgttTATTTTCCCGTTTTACATAGAGCGGGATGTTATCACTGACCTGGAGGCTGTTGAGGTCACTGAATCGTCGCTTTCCGCCCAGTGGTCCCCTCCGCTAGCCTCGCACTTGGCTTTCATCGTCAGTCTCACCACACCTGATGGAGAGGAGCTAGCACAGCTGTTCACATACGAACATTACGTTGAGTTCACCCAGCTGGCACCAGCCACACTGTACACCATCGGCGTGCAGGTCATTCGGTCTGACGGTGACCCCGATCCGGTGGTCACACTTCGGGTTAGCACAAGTAAgtcttgttcttgtttgtttgtttggacctttgtttattcatgggaGCTTGTTATGACTTCGATCTATGCATTTATATGACAAGTAAGCTACAGGTAGATGAAGAGACCTTAGTTCATCAGACTTTTACAATGGAGTCCTAGATCTTGTCTATGAAACTGAAGTACCTAAATTTCAACATCATTTATTCTCAAGAAAGGAATGGATGAGTACATGAATGAACAAATTTTGTTAACGATCacacacggtacaatgtatatcaacaACAACTGCTAAACCTCGACATAACAATAGGTATTTATCGTGCATTTAGAGAGGAAATTGTGTATATCATAGTGTTACTCGTGAAATTTGTTTACGATCCCTTATGTCTTGGGCAAAATGTATCTGGAGCAAAGATTATGGAAACATTCAATTTGACAAACTGCATGTGACAATAGTTAACTACAACATTACAAGGCTAATCTAGCCTACAGTAAGAAAGGGTACAGCATATGATTGATACTCCTAGAATTGTTTACAAATACTTGTCTCtgtagagagagacagagagagagagagagagagagctttATTTTGGTTTTCGCAGTTTAGTACATAAAACTGAAATTCTAAACCAAATTACAATTGTGGGCAATTGTAGCAAAATATGCCTCGAGcaaacatgatgaaaaatgGACAACTGTATGTAACAATAGTGTACTCTGTAGGCTTTGCCAAATGAAGCGTGTTGCACAACTTTTGATACGTTTATCACTTAAAGGTTAAGGGTTAGCACCAAAATCTTAAAATGTATGTTCATGTAGGCATAGACCCACCCACAGCGTTCGTCGTTTCCATAACGACCACGACAACTCTGACGGTCATGTGGAACAAACCATTCGCCACTGTCACCTGGTACAACATCACTTACTGCGCATGCGCAATTGATTTCCATGGCAACATGGACCTAGCCACAGCAGTGTCCCTGCCGGCTTGTACAGAGGAGTACACGATCCAGGCGCTGTCTCCTTCTACAGTCTACAACATCTCTATCGTAGCATGGACTCGGTATGAAGCCAGTGAACGTGTGATGACAGACGGACATACAGGTAAAAGGACTGATTGTAACATCTATTACATTCTAACAGTTAAAACTTTCTAGATTCTGTGGGGGCACAAATATCAAtgaaaatgatctttatttgcacattATTGCTCATGTGGGCTAAACGCAGTACGTAATTACATGAATGAAACGTTTCTGTAAAAAACTGTTATAGTGTCAGTGGGAGAGACAAAACAACTAAAGCTATGCTACACTACTAGTACTTCTATTGtctacaaaatgttcaaataATGCTATGCTATTATTACAACTATCATTTACATGTCTCAttcctcttcttgaaacaagaGTATACGAATTCACAGAGTTCTTAAAGTACAATGTTGTCATAGGGCGCcattatatatacacatatatagtTCGTCTTTGTACTACTTTTtagctacaaatgtattgtcTGCCTAATTGGGACGCCCATAATTGTAGCACGACTGGTAGCAGAATcgacagttgagctcctggttcctaTTAGTAACGttaactgggagaccccggtCTAATTCTGGATATGGCATCTCGGCTGTGGCTGCAGCgtgcttatacccccctcacattaggcgaaaatcgatcggacgacgagtctgcgagctcaaaattacgaggaggcatgaccctgctgccgacgaagaaatggcagagttccccccttctcGTCAGGAGTCATGCCTCCTCGAGATTGAGATCTTGCAGACTTgttgtccgatcgatttttcgccctaatgtgagggggtattaggaAGGGACGTAAATGAGGGTCCAGTGTTTGAGAAGGTGCTTGTAAAATATAGCCTACTGTTGGTACAGCAAGAAACCCTGTTGCATTATATCACTTGATAATGCACGACAGGGGTCTACTCGTCTATAACAATTTGCAATGGCTGAAAGAATGATATCCAATGCATGCCCAATTCAGCACACTGTACCCTCTCTCCAACCAGACACGGAGGTCAGTAGCCCTTCTCTGTAAAACATATACCCTGCTTTTGAAAGGGCAAGAAAACCTGTGTCACTAGGTACTACAATGGTCTATTCGCGTCTAGAACAATCTATAATGGCTGAAGGAGTGACATCCAATAAATATCTAACTCAATCACCTGTTATCTTTCTCCATACAGACACGGAGACTAGTAGCCCCTTTATGTAacaaatataccctgctactgaaagaACAAAGAAGTCTGTTGCCATATACATCACTATAGTTAGGCACTACAATGATCTACTCGTCTAGAACAATCTACAATGGATGAAAGAGTGACACCCAATGCATGTATAACTCAGTACACTGTACCCTTTCTCCATACAGACACGGAGGCACCGTCAGAGTTTACATTAGTCCATGCCACAACAACTTCCATAAGTCTTAGTTGGGAACTGCCTGGTCACCTGCCAGATCATTACGTCATCATCTATGCGCATGCGTTCACCGACATGAG
The sequence above is drawn from the Branchiostoma floridae strain S238N-H82 chromosome 17, Bfl_VNyyK, whole genome shotgun sequence genome and encodes:
- the LOC118405042 gene encoding uncharacterized protein LOC118405042 codes for the protein MHVPQKIIFPAQRSVSYYAKMMPTVVQDLSMFTLCLHMRTEMGSSSQMTFVSYATHRQSNELLFYTMSYGFHIRVKQNLAIPNDLPVWDGSWHALCVTWSSSDGSWRLYADGELGDSGSGLARGATVDGGGLWILGQDQDAYGGGFDANQAFAGELSRVNLWDRVLTPEEIGTDWSVSCHHHGNVIDWTSTNVEVFGLVSKDRYLHCGLPDSSTNVALGRAATQSSSELEGPASQATDGNTARDGTCTHTSTNDVDPWWQVDLEAQIPIKKVVIFNRVFEPERINPFYLHVGDSTVVTANPKCGGEHRFPESWPRSLEIWCGGMRGRYVGIQLFGTERRLGLCEVQVFSDITIGGGWIPPTSSIPFDYDNGNFWIGVRLSSEKLIVGILTQGADDHHYVTSYKMSYSEDGDVFKFYEQDCEEKIFYGNIDGHTMVKNILEQPVTALAVRLHPLTWYRSNDPGLRFDFLTCEGRALSTLEVFIDEVTADSIALHLLDVVDNSNLTFHVNYTDVVSGKTSSVTFEGSQGVITNLFPGVGYQLELAATFSSHKQYGVARATTELPLPGDFSVSVGETYVQLTWTPILTLLNLPADTNLPIWYNIRCESSDSTKCQVDSPQTLHSSGTTITALYPGKTYNITVNMFSPYIKGEITTLTLTTERDVITDLEAVEVTESSLSAQWSPPLASHLAFIVSLTTPDGEELAQLFTYEHYVEFTQLAPATLYTIGVQVIRSDGDPDPVVTLRVSTSIDPPTAFVVSITTTTTLTVMWNKPFATVTWYNITYCACAIDFHGNMDLATAVSLPACTEEYTIQALSPSTVYNISIVAWTRYEASERVMTDGHTARLVAESTVELLVPISNVNWETPV